A portion of the Phaenicophaeus curvirostris isolate KB17595 chromosome 17, BPBGC_Pcur_1.0, whole genome shotgun sequence genome contains these proteins:
- the BRAP gene encoding BRCA1-associated protein isoform X2 gives MSVSLVVIRLELAERSPLPAGFAYSAAEMAAESTGAAPPAVPSCLEGKGPGERAAILHQHLGRREMTDVIIETIQPRPDETKAGVEGRKSSEAASVEDKNKQDDQSKEREVAPDSPSKQLPDQISFFSGNPSVEIVHGIMHLYKTNKMTSLKEDVRRSAMLCILTVPATMTSHDLMKFVASFYEVIEHMKIIRDSTPNQYMVLIKFSSQADADSFYMACNGRQFNSIEEDVCQLVYVERAEVFKSEDGASLPVMDLTELPKCTVCLERMDESVNGILTTLCNHSFHSQCLQRWEDTTCPVCRYCQTPEPVEENKCFECGVQENLWICLICGHIGCGRYVSRHAYKHFEETQHTYAMQLTNHRVWDYAGDNYVHRLVASKTDGKIVQYECEGDMCQEEKIDALQLEYSYLLTSQLESQRIYWENKIVRIEKDTAEEINNMKTKFKETIEKCDSLEQRLNDLLKEKQSVERKCSQLSNKVAKLSNELKEEQELNKCLRANQALLQNKLKEEERVLKETCEQKDLQISEIQEQLRDVMFYLETQQKINHLPAETRQEIQEGQINIAVASSASSSTGSTGKPSRRGRGKRGK, from the exons ATGAGCGTGTCGCTGGTCGTGATCCGCCTGGAGCTGGCTGAGCGCTCCCCGCTGCCCGCGGGATTCGCCTACAGCGCGGCCG AGATGGCTGCTGAGAGCACCGGGGCGGCCCCGCCTGCTGTGCCCTCCTGCTTGGAGGGGAAAGGCCCTGGGGAGCGGGCAGCCATCCTCCACCAGCACCTGGGCCGCAGGGAGATGACAGATGTGATCATCGAGACCATCCAGCCGCGGCCAG ATGAAACAAAAGCTGGcgtggaaggaagaaaatcttcagaaGCTGCATCTGTCGAGGACAAGAATAAACAGGATGATCAAAGTAAAGAGCGTGAGGTTGCTCCAGACTCGCCGTCAAAACAGCTCCCCGACCAGATTTCCTTCTTCAGTGGGAATCCCTCGGTTGAAATCGTTCACGGCATTATGCATCTGTACAAAACAAA CAAGATGACCTCGTTAAAAGAAGACGTCCGGCGCAGTGCCATGTTGTGCATCCTCACGGTCCCTGCTACCATGACCAGCCACGACTTGATGAAGTTTGTGGCTTCCTTCTACGAAGTAATAGAGCACATGAAAATCATCCGAGATTCCACTCCAAACCAGTACATGGTGCTGATAAAGTTCAGCTCACAG GCTGATGCCGATAGCTTTTATATGGCATGCAACGGCCGGCAGTTTAACTCCATAGAGGAGGACGTTTGCCAGCTGGTGTATGTGGAAAGGGCTGAAGTCTTCAAATCAGAAGAT GGAGCCAGTCTGCCTGTGATGGATCTGACAGAGCTCCCAAAGTGCACAGTGTGCCTGGAGAGGATGGATGAGTCCGTGAACGGGATCCTTACCACGCTGTGTAACCACAGCTTTCACAGCCAGTGTCTGCAGCGGTGGGAGGACACCAC GTGTCCTGTCTGCAGATACTGCCAAACGCCTGAGCCAGTGGAAGAGAACAAGTGTTTTGAGTGTGGAGTTCAAGAA AACCTTTGGATCTGCTTAATATGTGGGCACATAGGCTGTGGCCGATATGTGAGTCGACATGCGTACAAACACTTTGAGGAGACCCAGCACACCTACGCAATGCAGTTGACCAACCACAGAGTTTGGGATTATGCTGGAG ataACTACGTCCATCGACTCGTTGCAAGTAAAACTGATGGAAAGATAGTTCAGTATGAGTGCGAGGGAGATATGTGTCAGGAAGAGAAAATTGATGCCTTACAATTAGAG TACTCATATTTGCTAACAAGCCAGCTGGAGTCTCAGCGAATCTATTGGGAAAACAAGATTGTCCGAATAGAAAAGGATACGGCTGAAGAG ATTAACAACATGAAGACCAAATTTAAAGAGACCATTGAGAAGTGTGACAGTCTGGAACAGAGGCTGAATGACTTGCTCAAAGAAAAGCAGTCTGTCGAAAGGAA GTGTTCCCAGCTGAGTAACAAAGTGGCTAAACTTTCCAACGAGCTGAAGGAGGAGCAAGAACTGAATAAGTGTTTGCGAGCAAATCAAGCCTTGCTTCAGAACAaactgaaggaggaggaaagagtaTTAAAGGAAACCTGTGAACAGAAGGACCTGCAGATCTCTGAGATCCAGGAGCAGTTGCGGGATGTCATGTTCTACTTGGAGACACAGCAGAAAATCAATCACCTCCCAGCTGAGACCCGGCAGGAGATCCAGGAAGGACAGATCAACATTGCAGTGGCATCTTCTGCCAGCTCCTCCACGGGGAGCACGGGCAAACCTTCCAGGAGAGGCCGTGGCAAACGGGGCAAATGA
- the BRAP gene encoding BRCA1-associated protein isoform X1 — MSVSLVVIRLELAERSPLPAGFAYSAAAPEMAAESTGAAPPAVPSCLEGKGPGERAAILHQHLGRREMTDVIIETIQPRPDETKAGVEGRKSSEAASVEDKNKQDDQSKEREVAPDSPSKQLPDQISFFSGNPSVEIVHGIMHLYKTNKMTSLKEDVRRSAMLCILTVPATMTSHDLMKFVASFYEVIEHMKIIRDSTPNQYMVLIKFSSQADADSFYMACNGRQFNSIEEDVCQLVYVERAEVFKSEDGASLPVMDLTELPKCTVCLERMDESVNGILTTLCNHSFHSQCLQRWEDTTCPVCRYCQTPEPVEENKCFECGVQENLWICLICGHIGCGRYVSRHAYKHFEETQHTYAMQLTNHRVWDYAGDNYVHRLVASKTDGKIVQYECEGDMCQEEKIDALQLEYSYLLTSQLESQRIYWENKIVRIEKDTAEEINNMKTKFKETIEKCDSLEQRLNDLLKEKQSVERKCSQLSNKVAKLSNELKEEQELNKCLRANQALLQNKLKEEERVLKETCEQKDLQISEIQEQLRDVMFYLETQQKINHLPAETRQEIQEGQINIAVASSASSSTGSTGKPSRRGRGKRGK, encoded by the exons ATGAGCGTGTCGCTGGTCGTGATCCGCCTGGAGCTGGCTGAGCGCTCCCCGCTGCCCGCGGGATTCGCCTACAGCGCGGCCG CTCCAGAGATGGCTGCTGAGAGCACCGGGGCGGCCCCGCCTGCTGTGCCCTCCTGCTTGGAGGGGAAAGGCCCTGGGGAGCGGGCAGCCATCCTCCACCAGCACCTGGGCCGCAGGGAGATGACAGATGTGATCATCGAGACCATCCAGCCGCGGCCAG ATGAAACAAAAGCTGGcgtggaaggaagaaaatcttcagaaGCTGCATCTGTCGAGGACAAGAATAAACAGGATGATCAAAGTAAAGAGCGTGAGGTTGCTCCAGACTCGCCGTCAAAACAGCTCCCCGACCAGATTTCCTTCTTCAGTGGGAATCCCTCGGTTGAAATCGTTCACGGCATTATGCATCTGTACAAAACAAA CAAGATGACCTCGTTAAAAGAAGACGTCCGGCGCAGTGCCATGTTGTGCATCCTCACGGTCCCTGCTACCATGACCAGCCACGACTTGATGAAGTTTGTGGCTTCCTTCTACGAAGTAATAGAGCACATGAAAATCATCCGAGATTCCACTCCAAACCAGTACATGGTGCTGATAAAGTTCAGCTCACAG GCTGATGCCGATAGCTTTTATATGGCATGCAACGGCCGGCAGTTTAACTCCATAGAGGAGGACGTTTGCCAGCTGGTGTATGTGGAAAGGGCTGAAGTCTTCAAATCAGAAGAT GGAGCCAGTCTGCCTGTGATGGATCTGACAGAGCTCCCAAAGTGCACAGTGTGCCTGGAGAGGATGGATGAGTCCGTGAACGGGATCCTTACCACGCTGTGTAACCACAGCTTTCACAGCCAGTGTCTGCAGCGGTGGGAGGACACCAC GTGTCCTGTCTGCAGATACTGCCAAACGCCTGAGCCAGTGGAAGAGAACAAGTGTTTTGAGTGTGGAGTTCAAGAA AACCTTTGGATCTGCTTAATATGTGGGCACATAGGCTGTGGCCGATATGTGAGTCGACATGCGTACAAACACTTTGAGGAGACCCAGCACACCTACGCAATGCAGTTGACCAACCACAGAGTTTGGGATTATGCTGGAG ataACTACGTCCATCGACTCGTTGCAAGTAAAACTGATGGAAAGATAGTTCAGTATGAGTGCGAGGGAGATATGTGTCAGGAAGAGAAAATTGATGCCTTACAATTAGAG TACTCATATTTGCTAACAAGCCAGCTGGAGTCTCAGCGAATCTATTGGGAAAACAAGATTGTCCGAATAGAAAAGGATACGGCTGAAGAG ATTAACAACATGAAGACCAAATTTAAAGAGACCATTGAGAAGTGTGACAGTCTGGAACAGAGGCTGAATGACTTGCTCAAAGAAAAGCAGTCTGTCGAAAGGAA GTGTTCCCAGCTGAGTAACAAAGTGGCTAAACTTTCCAACGAGCTGAAGGAGGAGCAAGAACTGAATAAGTGTTTGCGAGCAAATCAAGCCTTGCTTCAGAACAaactgaaggaggaggaaagagtaTTAAAGGAAACCTGTGAACAGAAGGACCTGCAGATCTCTGAGATCCAGGAGCAGTTGCGGGATGTCATGTTCTACTTGGAGACACAGCAGAAAATCAATCACCTCCCAGCTGAGACCCGGCAGGAGATCCAGGAAGGACAGATCAACATTGCAGTGGCATCTTCTGCCAGCTCCTCCACGGGGAGCACGGGCAAACCTTCCAGGAGAGGCCGTGGCAAACGGGGCAAATGA